From the Deltaproteobacteria bacterium HGW-Deltaproteobacteria-18 genome, the window CCTTGGAGGGGCGCTCCTCGCGAAACAGCACGCCGATGGGAATCTCTTCACCGAACGCCTGGGCCACTGTCATGGCGGCGGCCCAGTCTTGCGGATCATGGCTCGCCTCCTTGCACCTGGCCTTGTACCAGGCAAAGGTGTTGAGCTTGTTGAATGATATGCACGGCGAGTGCAGGTCCACCAAGGCGAAGCCCGGATGCCGCATGGCCTCGACAATGGTCTTCACGGCATGCTCGTGAAAGCCCGAGAAGGTCCTGGCCACGAAGCCGGCGCGCATGGCCACGGCCACGGCCACGGGATTGAAAGGCTGATCGACGACGCCCAGGGGATTGTTCTTGGTCACGTGCCCGGTCATGGTCGTGGGGCTCGACTGGCCCTTGGTCAGACCGTAGATCTGATTGTCATGCACGATGAGGGTGATGTTCACGTTGCGCCGGATGGCGGCCAGAAAGTGGTTTCCGCCCTCGCCGTAGGTGCAGCCGTCACCCGACTCCACCAGCACTGTCATCTCGGGATTGACCAGCTTGACGGCCTGGGCCGGGGACAGGGCGCGGCCGTGCAGCCCGTTGAAGCCGTTGCACTTGAGATAGTGCACGGTCTTGGCCGCCTGGCCGATGCCGGAAACCATGATGAACTGGTGCGGCTGAATGTCCTGGCTGGCCAGAGCTTCCTTGACGGCCACGAGCACGTCATGGTTGCCGCAGCCGGGGCACCAGCTGGTCTTGAATTCGCCGTAGGTCTTGGTGTCGATCATAAAGCCTCCAGGACGGGCTGCAGCCGCTCCATGACGAACCCTGCCGTCAGGGCCCGGCCGTCATAACGCAGAACGGTGTCTTGAATGTGAAAACCTGTGGTCTTGCGCAGCAGGCCCGCGAACTGGGCGGTGCTGTTGCCTTCCACGGCCACGACCGCCGCTGCCGACTCGAGGCGCGGCATGAAGGTCTCGGGGAGCAGCGGCCAGACCTGGGTGAAGCACAGACAGGCGGCCCTGGTCCCGCTCTTGCGCAGCTCTGCGGTCACTTCGCGCAGCACTTCACAGGAGGATCCCCAGCCGACCAGCAACAGCTCCGGTTCTTCGTCGCCTGAAAACTCCGGCGGCAGGACCCGGGAAAGGAGCTCTTCCATCTTGGCTTGGCGCTTGTCCTGCATGCGCACGCGAATGCCCCCGTCCTCGATGATGTGCCCGATCTCGTCGTGTTCATGGGAATCGGCCAGGACCAGGCTCTTTCCGTGCCCGGGAATACGCCGGGGGGAGATGGGATTGTCCCAGTTGTAGCGACGGTATTTCTCCGGGTCGGTGTCGCCGAGATCAGGCTCCGTAACGGGCGCGAGCGCCTCAAGATCAAAGGGCGCGACCGACCGCGCGGTGCTTGCCAGATACTGGTCCGAAAGCAGGAACACCGGGCCCTGGCTCTTTTCAGCCAGATCGAAGGCCCTGTGGGTCAGATGAAAGCAGTCATCCAGAGTGGACGGAGCCAGGATGGCGCGCGGGAACTCGCCGTGACCGGCGTAAAGCACCAGGTCCAGATCGGCC encodes:
- a CDS encoding 2-oxoacid ferredoxin oxidoreductase (catalyzes the coenzyme A-dependent decarboxylation of 2-oxoacids, such as pyruvate and 2-oxoglutarate); protein product: MIDTKTYGEFKTSWCPGCGNHDVLVAVKEALASQDIQPHQFIMVSGIGQAAKTVHYLKCNGFNGLHGRALSPAQAVKLVNPEMTVLVESGDGCTYGEGGNHFLAAIRRNVNITLIVHDNQIYGLTKGQSSPTTMTGHVTKNNPLGVVDQPFNPVAVAVAMRAGFVARTFSGFHEHAVKTIVEAMRHPGFALVDLHSPCISFNKLNTFAWYKARCKEASHDPQDWAAAMTVAQAFGEEIPIGVLFREERPSKDAQLPQCADGALYRKAVDMEAVKRRMLAYA